aaagcagagaagagaaaaaggttTCTTcgtgtggcttaaaaaaaaatgctgccgAAATTAGAGCGGTTAAGGCTCAGTGGATTTTTCCGCCGCCTGCGTCTTGGGTCCCCCTCTGCCTTGGGCTGAATGGGCTGGGGGTGGCGCGGACCGCGTCCCTGAGGGTCCCTGACCGTGTCATTATTGATTAGGCCCTGCGGCATCGCGAGCCCCTTCCCCGTCCGCACCCCCGGCACGCGCCCCTTCCCCGGAACCTCCTGGGATGCCCGGGCCGGGGCGCCCGGCGTTTCTCGGGACCTGTTGTGCCAGTCGGGGAGGGGGTAGCAGTGCGAGGGACCCAGAGGGTGGCCTCCAGGGAGGGGCCCCGAGCGCCGCGGGGACTGGTGCCCGCACCTCCTTCCCACGCGGCTTCACCCCCGTCTCGTGGTTTGGCTTCTCGCCCTGACAGGTCCGCTGGCGCTCTCCTTCTAAGGACCACCCTGGCCTTGACCATCAGAGCCGGGGACCGAGGCCAGAGGAGGCTCCCCCCGGCCCGGCGCATTCGCGCGCGCCCTTCTGCTCTCCGCGCGCCCCCAGCCCGGATGTCAGCGCCCGACCGGGGCCCCCGGGGGCCGCCGCTGACCATGCCCGGGCGCCGGGGGGCGCTGCGCGAGCCGGCCGGCTGCGGCTCGGGCCTGGGGGCGGCgctggccctgctgctgctgctgctgcccgcCGGCTGCCCGGTGCGGGCGCAGAACGACACGGAGCCCATCGTGCTGGAGGGCAAGTGCCTGGTGGTGTGCGACTCCAGCCCGTCGGCGGACGGCGCCGTCACCTCCTCGCTGGGCATCTCGGTGCGCTCCGGCAGCGCCAAGGTGGCCTTCTCCGCCACGCGGAGCACGAACCACGAGCCGTCCGAGATGAGCAACCGCACCATGACCATCTACTTCGACCAGGTCAGCGCGCGGGCCTGCCCTCGCGTCCCGCCGGGCGCGTGGCTGGATGGCCGGCTTCCCAGACACGGAGCTGCAggctttcccctcccctctgccctgccTTTCTCCCTTCTCCCGCGAGCTCTCCTTTTCACACTGTCGCTGCTCAATAACTCATCAGCTCGGTTGGCACTCGGATGACCGAGAGTCCTGTGGAGCCGGGCGTCCCGCTGAGCTAAGAGAGCCGATAGACATTTCCAAAGAGAAACCAGTTTTCGCTGGAGTTGGGGCCGCCCTTATGGGCGGTGGGCTCTTGTCCCCCTTGCTGGCCACTTAGAGACTGTGTGCATTTAAACTCTCATCGCTAACCCCGGGGGGTTCTCCAAAGGTCTCAGCTCAGGCTCAGAGAAGAAGTATCTATTATTTATTTCGGAGTGGATCCTAGAGAGGATGCTTAACTTCAAAAGAAATAAGTGGGGAAGAGTGTGGGGAAATAGCAGCCATGGTTGTtcagaaacagaaggaaacagaGTGTGGTTATATAAATGCAATATGTGGTAAATGCAGTATATACAAGTTACATATAAATACAGCACGTCAATATCAAATATGGTGGGGTTATATAAAGAAAAACCGAAGAGCAATGAGGTTGCCTTAGCCACCCAACTCCCAGTCCCTTCAAAACAGAAGGGCCCCTGATGTGATCAGCTCTTGGCAACCCCTTCTCTGGGTCACTGCTGCCCAGGATTTAGAGGTCCTCatcttcccctctccccccaccttgGTTTCTATTGTTTTTCAGAAACAAACAGGAAACAGAGTGGTTTCCAAACTTAGCCTAATCATCCCATTCATTTGGCCACAAGCCTCCCACCTGG
This window of the Dama dama isolate Ldn47 chromosome 27, ASM3311817v1, whole genome shotgun sequence genome carries:
- the CBLN2 gene encoding cerebellin-2 — translated: MSAPDRGPRGPPLTMPGRRGALREPAGCGSGLGAALALLLLLLPAGCPVRAQNDTEPIVLEGKCLVVCDSSPSADGAVTSSLGISVRSGSAKVAFSATRSTNHEPSEMSNRTMTIYFDQVLVNIGNHFDLASSIFVAPRKGIYSFSFHVVKVYNRQTIQVSLMQNGYPVISAFAGDQDVTREAASNGVLLLMEREDKVHLKLERGNLMGGWKYSTFSGFLVFPL